The following are encoded together in the Methylorubrum sp. B1-46 genome:
- the glgX gene encoding glycogen debranching protein GlgX has product MIVIEEGLPTPLGAHFDGRGVNFALFSQNATRVDLCLFEPGARHESRTIRLPCRTDDVFHGYLHGLLPGQQYAYRVFGPWDPAAGHRFNPAKLVLDPYAREIAGRIRWHDALYSHRRGGAREDQIDRRDSAPFLPRGVVTRPETPDAVALPAPRPLHETVIYEAHVKALTRTHPALSEAERGTYLGLAHPAIIEHLLKLGVTALELLPIQAFADDRFLVDKGLVNFWGYQPYNYFAPEPRYLGEGGASGLRFAIRELASAGIETLIDVVYNHTAEGDHLGPTLAFRGIDNASYYKLDPENRRRNIDCTGCGNTLNVAHPRVMRMVLDSLRHWVTAYGVAGFRFDLATSLGRTPADFSPQAAFFQAVQQDPVLSRVKLIAEPWDIGGGGYQLGGYPYGWSEWNDQFRDNLRGFWRGDAGTLAKLTQGLSGSREIFLPSGRSPLASINFVASHDGYTLADVVAYAEKHNDANGEENRDGHGHNLSANYGIEGPTDDSRILALRARQKRNMLACVFFAQGVPMLLMGDERSRTQSGNNNAYCQDNAVSWMDWEADPDPTLSEFVGNLAALRRACRSLRRRHFLLGSRVGETDLKDVHWLSPDGTEMDEAAWGDGERRAFGMQMSNDIEGSERVLILMNAAPEPCPFALPPELGGPWRPVFDTTLATGAVPDGTRPPVRAGGTVDLPERAVLVLKSPPILD; this is encoded by the coding sequence ATGATCGTCATCGAGGAGGGCCTGCCGACGCCGCTCGGCGCGCATTTCGACGGCCGCGGTGTCAACTTCGCCCTCTTCTCGCAGAACGCGACGCGGGTCGATCTCTGCCTGTTCGAGCCGGGCGCCAGGCACGAATCGCGCACGATCCGCTTGCCCTGCCGGACCGACGACGTCTTCCACGGCTATCTGCACGGTTTGCTGCCGGGCCAGCAATACGCCTACCGGGTGTTCGGCCCCTGGGACCCAGCGGCGGGGCATCGCTTCAACCCGGCCAAGCTCGTCCTCGATCCCTATGCCCGCGAGATCGCCGGCCGCATCCGTTGGCACGACGCGCTCTACAGCCACCGCCGCGGCGGTGCCCGCGAGGATCAGATCGACCGGCGCGACAGCGCCCCTTTCCTGCCTCGCGGCGTCGTCACCCGGCCCGAGACACCCGATGCCGTCGCCCTGCCGGCGCCGCGCCCGCTCCACGAGACGGTGATCTACGAGGCCCACGTCAAGGCACTGACCCGGACGCATCCGGCGCTCTCGGAGGCCGAGCGGGGCACTTATCTCGGGCTCGCCCATCCGGCGATCATCGAGCACCTGTTGAAGCTCGGCGTCACCGCCCTCGAACTCCTGCCGATCCAGGCGTTTGCCGACGACCGTTTCCTCGTCGACAAGGGGCTCGTCAATTTCTGGGGCTACCAGCCCTACAACTACTTCGCCCCCGAGCCGCGCTATCTCGGCGAGGGCGGCGCGAGCGGTCTGCGCTTCGCCATCCGCGAACTCGCCTCGGCCGGCATCGAGACCCTGATCGACGTGGTCTACAACCACACGGCGGAAGGCGACCATCTCGGGCCGACGCTCGCCTTCCGCGGCATCGACAATGCGAGCTACTACAAGCTCGATCCCGAGAACCGGCGCCGCAACATCGACTGCACCGGCTGCGGCAACACCCTCAACGTCGCCCATCCGCGGGTGATGCGGATGGTGCTCGATAGCCTGCGCCACTGGGTGACCGCCTACGGTGTCGCGGGCTTCCGCTTCGACCTCGCCACCAGCCTCGGCCGCACGCCCGCTGACTTCTCCCCGCAGGCCGCCTTCTTCCAGGCGGTGCAGCAGGATCCTGTGCTCTCGCGGGTCAAGCTCATCGCCGAGCCCTGGGACATCGGCGGGGGCGGCTACCAGCTCGGCGGCTATCCTTATGGCTGGAGTGAGTGGAACGACCAGTTCCGCGACAATCTGCGCGGCTTCTGGCGGGGGGATGCCGGCACGCTGGCCAAGCTGACCCAGGGGCTCTCGGGCTCGCGCGAAATCTTCCTGCCGTCCGGCCGCTCGCCCTTGGCCAGCATCAACTTCGTCGCCTCGCATGACGGCTACACGCTGGCTGACGTCGTCGCCTACGCGGAGAAGCACAACGACGCCAACGGCGAGGAGAACCGCGACGGCCACGGCCACAATCTCTCGGCCAATTACGGGATCGAGGGCCCGACCGACGATTCCCGCATCCTGGCGTTACGCGCCCGGCAGAAGCGCAACATGCTGGCCTGCGTGTTCTTCGCGCAAGGCGTGCCGATGCTGCTGATGGGTGACGAGCGCTCGCGCACGCAGTCCGGCAACAACAACGCCTATTGCCAGGACAACGCCGTGAGCTGGATGGATTGGGAGGCCGATCCCGATCCGACGCTGAGCGAATTCGTCGGCAACCTCGCGGCCCTGCGCCGGGCCTGCCGCTCCTTGCGGCGTCGCCACTTCCTTCTCGGCAGCCGCGTCGGCGAGACCGACCTGAAGGACGTCCACTGGCTCTCCCCGGACGGGACCGAGATGGATGAAGCCGCCTGGGGCGACGGTGAGCGCCGCGCCTTCGGCATGCAGATGAGCAACGACATCGAGGGTTCGGAACGCGTCCTTATCCTCATGAACGCGGCGCCGGAGCCCTGCCCCTTCGCCCTGCCGCCGGAGCTGGGCGGCCCCTGGCGCCCGGTCTTCGACACCACCCTCGCCACCGGTGCGGTTCCCGACGGCACCCGTCCGCCGGTGCGGGCCGGCGGCACCGTCGATCTGCCCGAGCGGGCGGTGCTGGTGCTGAAGTCACCGCCGATCCTCGACTGA
- the upp gene encoding uracil phosphoribosyltransferase has protein sequence MQAESGGAARVTVVDHPLVQHKLTMMRDGERSTKGFRELLNEIGMLLAYEVTRDLPLEPVTIQTPIQAMEGRRIAGKKLVLAPILRAGVGFLDGMLSLMPSARVAHVGLYRDPDTLQAVEYYFKSPSDLADRTVLVLDPMLATANSAVAAVERLKSRGAKDLRFVCLLAAPEGIARFQEAHPDVPVWTAAIDSHLNDHGYIVPGLGDAGDRMYGTR, from the coding sequence ATGCAGGCGGAGAGCGGTGGCGCGGCGCGGGTGACGGTGGTCGATCACCCCCTCGTCCAGCACAAGCTGACGATGATGCGCGACGGCGAGCGCTCGACCAAGGGATTCCGCGAACTCCTCAACGAGATCGGCATGCTGCTGGCCTACGAGGTGACCCGCGATCTGCCGCTCGAACCGGTCACCATCCAGACGCCGATTCAGGCGATGGAGGGACGCCGGATCGCCGGCAAGAAGCTGGTGCTGGCTCCGATCCTGCGCGCCGGCGTCGGCTTCCTCGACGGTATGCTCTCGCTGATGCCCTCGGCTCGCGTCGCCCATGTCGGGCTCTACCGCGATCCCGACACGCTCCAGGCAGTGGAGTACTATTTCAAGAGCCCGTCGGATCTGGCCGACCGCACGGTGCTGGTGCTCGACCCCATGCTCGCCACCGCCAATTCCGCGGTCGCGGCGGTGGAGCGGCTCAAGAGCCGGGGCGCGAAGGATCTCCGCTTCGTCTGCCTGCTCGCCGCCCCCGAGGGCATCGCCCGCTTCCAGGAGGCGCATCCCGACGTGCCGGTCTGGACCGCGGCGATCGACAGCCACCTCAACGACCACGGCTACATCGTGCCGGGTCTAGGGGATGCCGGCGACCGGATGTACGGCACGCGGTGA
- a CDS encoding DUF3618 domain-containing protein, which produces MSESISDLEKDIEQSRARLDETIDRIQGRLNASSLVDEMLGSARQTPYSGFYDDALLAVRRNPLPVLLIAAGVGLLLNSMRTVRRPNSRALVPVDSKPVTVTGADRTYDPDAPGGRPPHDLPPERQV; this is translated from the coding sequence ATGAGCGAATCGATCTCGGACCTGGAGAAGGACATCGAGCAGAGCCGCGCCCGGCTCGACGAGACGATCGACCGGATCCAGGGGCGCCTCAACGCATCGAGCCTCGTCGACGAGATGCTCGGTTCGGCTCGGCAGACACCCTATAGCGGTTTCTACGACGACGCCCTGCTGGCGGTGCGGCGCAACCCCTTGCCGGTGCTGCTGATCGCGGCGGGTGTCGGCCTGCTGCTCAACAGCATGCGGACGGTTCGCCGCCCGAACTCACGTGCGCTGGTACCGGTCGATTCCAAACCGGTGACGGTGACTGGCGCCGACCGCACCTACGATCCCGACGCCCCCGGCGGACGCCCTCCCCACGATCTGCCGCCCGAGCGTCAGGTCTGA
- a CDS encoding tRNA-binding protein translates to MHVSHDPTAPESEKIGFDAFLAVDIRVGTVVSAEPFPEAHKPAIKLVIDFGPVIGLKRSSAQITEHYTPETLVGRQVAAVVNFPPRQIGKFLSEVLTLGFADTAGAVVLFAPDQPVPDGSRLF, encoded by the coding sequence ATGCATGTCAGCCACGACCCCACGGCCCCGGAATCCGAAAAAATCGGGTTCGACGCCTTCCTCGCCGTCGATATCCGCGTCGGCACCGTCGTCTCGGCCGAGCCCTTCCCCGAGGCGCACAAGCCCGCGATCAAGCTCGTCATCGATTTTGGGCCGGTGATCGGCCTCAAGCGCTCCAGCGCGCAGATCACCGAGCATTACACGCCCGAGACCCTGGTCGGCCGGCAGGTCGCGGCGGTGGTGAACTTCCCGCCGCGCCAGATCGGGAAGTTCCTGTCGGAGGTGCTGACCCTGGGCTTTGCCGACACGGCCGGCGCCGTCGTGCTGTTCGCCCCTGACCAGCCGGTGCCGGACGGCAGCCGGCTGTTCTGA
- a CDS encoding apolipoprotein A1/A4/E family protein, which yields MSQGPNHQGPITTPPVGAPVETLPENIAARSGMPREAGVDHSLHDIADRATAQGRDANARLQAGLEDTTEQAREGARNLRDQAADRASEVKNRVSEAADSARSQAGDTVRAVRERASETYEDARSWAEDRYETQRRRAADLADRGTRRLHEGRTATEQFVSENPLLVGVVGLAAGLLLGALLPRTRQEDRALGPYADDLRDQGIRYARDLTHRGRAFVETALDPENLDAAVKRASAEGGPQGGPATGQATGTRPDFDPAERTAHRL from the coding sequence ATGAGCCAAGGCCCCAACCATCAAGGCCCCATCACCACACCGCCCGTCGGCGCGCCGGTAGAGACCCTGCCGGAGAACATCGCCGCCCGCTCCGGCATGCCCCGCGAGGCCGGCGTCGATCACAGCCTGCACGACATCGCCGACCGGGCGACTGCGCAGGGTCGCGACGCCAATGCCCGCCTCCAGGCCGGCCTGGAGGACACGACCGAACAGGCGCGGGAAGGCGCGCGCAACCTGCGTGATCAGGCGGCAGACCGCGCCTCAGAGGTCAAGAACCGGGTGAGCGAGGCGGCCGATTCCGCCCGCAGCCAAGCCGGTGACACGGTCCGCGCGGTCCGCGAGCGGGCGAGCGAAACCTACGAGGATGCCCGTTCCTGGGCGGAGGATCGCTACGAGACGCAACGTCGGCGCGCGGCCGACCTCGCCGATCGCGGCACCCGCCGCCTGCACGAGGGCCGCACCGCGACCGAGCAGTTCGTCTCCGAGAACCCGCTCCTCGTCGGCGTGGTCGGTCTTGCCGCCGGCCTGCTGCTCGGCGCGCTCCTGCCGCGCACCCGCCAGGAAGACCGGGCGCTCGGCCCCTATGCCGACGACCTGCGCGACCAGGGCATCCGCTACGCTCGCGACCTGACCCATCGCGGCCGCGCCTTCGTCGAGACGGCGCTCGACCCCGAAAACCTCGACGCGGCGGTCAAGCGGGCGAGCGCGGAAGGGGGCCCGCAGGGCGGGCCGGCGACGGGTCAAGCGACCGGCACACGGCCGGATTTCGACCCGGCCGAGCGGACGGCCCACCGTCTGTAA
- the hisS gene encoding histidine--tRNA ligase, producing the protein MAKADTLKPRLPRGFPDRTEADLLAQGRMLDTIRQTFELYGFEALETPFVEYTETLGKFLPDLDRPNEGVFSFQDDDEQWLSLRYDLTAPLARHVAENFDAIPKPYRSYRAGYVFRNEKPGPGRFRQFMQFDADIVGAASVAADAETCMLMADTLERLGLAGQYVVKVNNRKVLDGVMEAIGLAGPDKAGQRLTVLRAIDKLDRLGADGVRLLLGPGRKDESGDFTKGAGLADDAIERILAYVGFEASPHEGADRMAFWEKFFGSWHAVVGDSETGREGIAELHAIMRLCEAAGYGHDRVRADPSVVRGLEYYTGPVYEAELTFPVTNEDGQTVRFGSVAGGGRYDGLVGRFRSEPVPATGFSIGVSRLFSALRLTKSPLVEGAAKPGPVVVLVLDRENIAEYQALVARLRAENIRAELYLGAAGMKAQMKYADRRRAPAVVIQGSNEREAGEVQIKDLIEGARAADAIASNAEWKAARPAQVSVPVERMVETVRETLARHFG; encoded by the coding sequence ATGGCCAAGGCCGACACTCTGAAACCCCGCCTGCCGCGCGGCTTTCCCGACCGCACCGAGGCCGACCTCCTGGCCCAGGGCCGGATGCTGGATACGATCCGGCAGACCTTCGAGCTCTACGGCTTCGAGGCGCTGGAGACGCCCTTCGTCGAGTACACCGAGACGCTCGGCAAGTTCCTGCCGGACCTCGACCGGCCGAACGAGGGCGTGTTCTCGTTCCAGGACGACGACGAGCAGTGGCTCAGCTTGCGCTACGACCTCACCGCGCCGCTCGCCCGCCATGTCGCGGAGAATTTCGACGCAATCCCGAAGCCGTATCGCAGCTACCGGGCGGGCTACGTCTTCCGCAACGAAAAGCCGGGGCCGGGGCGCTTCCGCCAGTTCATGCAGTTCGATGCCGACATCGTCGGCGCGGCTTCCGTCGCCGCGGATGCCGAGACCTGCATGCTGATGGCCGACACGCTGGAGCGGCTCGGGCTCGCCGGCCAGTACGTGGTCAAGGTCAACAACCGCAAGGTGCTCGACGGCGTCATGGAGGCGATCGGCCTCGCCGGTCCCGACAAGGCTGGCCAGCGGCTCACCGTGCTGCGCGCCATCGACAAGCTCGACCGTCTCGGCGCCGACGGCGTGCGCCTCCTGCTCGGCCCTGGCCGCAAGGACGAGAGCGGTGACTTCACCAAGGGCGCTGGTCTCGCGGACGACGCGATCGAGCGCATCCTGGCCTATGTCGGCTTCGAGGCGAGCCCGCACGAGGGCGCCGACCGGATGGCGTTCTGGGAGAAGTTCTTCGGCTCCTGGCACGCGGTGGTCGGCGATTCTGAGACCGGCCGCGAGGGCATCGCCGAGCTCCACGCGATCATGCGGCTGTGCGAGGCGGCTGGCTACGGCCACGACCGCGTGCGCGCCGATCCGAGCGTGGTGCGCGGGCTCGAATACTACACCGGTCCCGTCTACGAGGCCGAGTTGACCTTCCCCGTCACCAACGAGGACGGCCAGACCGTCCGCTTCGGCTCGGTGGCCGGCGGCGGGCGCTACGACGGCCTCGTCGGGCGCTTCCGCAGCGAGCCGGTGCCGGCGACTGGCTTCTCGATCGGTGTCTCGCGGCTGTTCTCGGCCCTGCGGCTCACCAAGAGTCCGCTGGTCGAGGGCGCGGCTAAGCCCGGCCCGGTCGTCGTGCTGGTGCTCGATCGCGAGAACATTGCCGAGTACCAGGCGCTGGTCGCCCGGCTGCGGGCCGAAAACATCCGGGCCGAACTCTATCTCGGTGCCGCCGGGATGAAGGCGCAGATGAAATATGCCGACCGCCGTCGCGCGCCCGCGGTGGTGATCCAGGGCTCGAACGAGCGCGAGGCCGGCGAGGTCCAGATCAAGGACCTGATCGAGGGTGCCCGCGCGGCGGACGCGATCGCCAGCAACGCCGAGTGGAAGGCGGCGCGCCCTGCCCAGGTCTCGGTGCCGGTGGAGCGGATGGTCGAGACGGTCCGCGAGACGCTGGCCCGGCATTTCGGGTGA
- a CDS encoding type II toxin-antitoxin system RelE/ParE family toxin: MKLEVSRRATRRLREIADHIHRENPSAALHVQKTIRDAFALLTVYPDAGRVVRPKVRRFVVPRLPYLIYYTVDETADAVIIVTIRHAAQARQS, translated from the coding sequence ATGAAGCTCGAAGTCTCCCGGCGCGCAACCCGGCGCCTGCGCGAGATCGCTGACCACATCCATCGAGAAAACCCTTCAGCCGCCCTCCATGTACAGAAGACGATCCGAGACGCCTTTGCGCTTCTGACGGTGTATCCGGATGCCGGGCGCGTCGTGCGGCCGAAGGTGCGCCGCTTCGTCGTGCCGAGGCTTCCTTACCTGATCTACTACACCGTCGATGAGACGGCCGATGCCGTCATCATCGTCACGATCCGCCATGCGGCCCAAGCCCGGCAAAGCTGA
- a CDS encoding phage holin family protein yields the protein MASPHNPSSSPPPPPSSIQSLVADALREASELASKEIALFRTEMTNNVRSLFVGLAMMVVAAVFAVTAMLVLIGALVKYVATLVGSEWLAALLVGGGLLLVAVVLGIIGARSMSLSNLAPTRTTRQVRQDARALTERVSG from the coding sequence ATGGCAAGCCCCCATAATCCCTCCTCCTCACCCCCTCCGCCCCCCTCGTCGATCCAGTCCCTCGTCGCGGACGCCCTGCGCGAGGCGAGCGAGCTTGCCAGCAAGGAGATCGCCCTCTTCCGCACGGAGATGACGAACAACGTCCGCTCGTTGTTCGTCGGCCTGGCGATGATGGTGGTCGCCGCCGTGTTCGCGGTGACGGCGATGCTGGTGCTGATCGGCGCTCTGGTGAAGTACGTCGCGACGCTGGTGGGCTCCGAATGGCTCGCGGCGCTGCTGGTCGGCGGCGGCCTGCTGCTCGTGGCGGTGGTGCTCGGTATCATCGGCGCCCGGTCGATGTCGCTGTCGAATCTCGCGCCGACTCGGACCACGCGGCAGGTCCGGCAGGATGCCCGCGCACTGACGGAAAGGGTTTCGGGATGA
- a CDS encoding trehalose-6-phosphate synthase, with protein MARLIIVSNRVAVPAEGKDAVSAGGLAVAVKEAFSSYEGLWFGWSGNICDNPSTEPELIDRGPIQYAVLDLSPQDHREYYAGFANRALWPIMHYRIGLGTFSRSDYAGYQRVNQTFAQALAKLVEPDDLIWVHDYHLLPLASELRGQGIANPIGYFHHIPWPAADVFNTLPASSELLRAMADYDLIGLQTDSDVQNLSRNFIDTMRAIPLGGGSMMVDGRRTRIRSFPIGIDVAGFKEAADKAGSNKVVRETMAGLRTRKLLIGVDRLDYSKGVPERMEAVDRFFASNPDQRGNVVYIQITPKSRSEVPEYEQLAREVNEKVGDINGMLGEPAWTPIQYVTKAYPRPVLAGLYRAARVGLVTPMRDGMNLVAKEYVVAQSEEDPGVLVLSKFAGAARQLPEALLVNPYDRFEVAEAIRQALYMPRGERLERWKPMAERMLREDVDWWARNFMVELETFRTVEREPPSTTAAAAE; from the coding sequence GTGGCACGTCTGATCATCGTCTCCAACCGTGTCGCCGTGCCCGCCGAGGGCAAGGATGCGGTCTCCGCAGGGGGGCTCGCCGTCGCAGTCAAGGAGGCGTTTTCCTCCTACGAGGGGCTGTGGTTCGGCTGGAGCGGAAACATCTGCGACAATCCGAGCACCGAGCCGGAGCTGATCGACCGCGGGCCGATCCAGTACGCCGTGCTTGATCTCTCGCCGCAGGACCACCGCGAGTACTATGCCGGCTTCGCCAACCGGGCGCTCTGGCCGATCATGCATTACCGGATCGGGCTGGGGACCTTCTCCCGCTCGGATTATGCCGGCTACCAGCGCGTCAACCAGACCTTTGCCCAAGCGCTCGCCAAACTGGTCGAGCCCGACGACCTGATCTGGGTGCACGATTACCACCTGCTGCCGCTGGCCTCCGAGCTGCGCGGCCAGGGCATCGCCAACCCGATCGGCTACTTCCACCACATCCCGTGGCCGGCGGCCGACGTGTTCAACACTCTGCCGGCCAGCAGCGAATTGCTGCGCGCCATGGCCGATTACGACCTGATCGGTCTGCAGACCGATTCGGACGTGCAGAACCTCTCGCGCAACTTCATCGACACGATGCGGGCGATTCCGCTCGGCGGCGGCTCGATGATGGTGGACGGCCGCCGCACCCGGATCCGCTCCTTCCCCATCGGCATCGACGTGGCGGGCTTCAAGGAAGCTGCCGACAAGGCCGGCTCCAACAAGGTCGTGCGCGAGACCATGGCCGGTCTGCGCACCCGCAAGCTGCTCATCGGTGTCGACCGGCTCGACTATTCGAAGGGCGTCCCTGAGCGGATGGAGGCGGTGGATCGCTTCTTCGCCTCGAATCCCGATCAGCGCGGCAACGTCGTCTACATCCAGATCACCCCGAAATCCCGCAGCGAGGTGCCAGAATACGAGCAGCTCGCCCGCGAGGTGAACGAGAAGGTCGGCGACATCAACGGCATGCTCGGCGAGCCGGCCTGGACGCCGATCCAGTACGTCACCAAGGCCTATCCGCGGCCCGTGCTCGCCGGCCTCTACCGCGCTGCCCGCGTCGGCCTCGTCACGCCGATGCGCGACGGCATGAATCTGGTCGCCAAAGAATACGTCGTCGCCCAGAGCGAGGAGGACCCCGGCGTCCTCGTGCTGTCCAAGTTCGCGGGTGCCGCCCGGCAATTGCCCGAGGCGCTGCTCGTGAACCCCTACGACCGCTTCGAGGTCGCCGAGGCGATCCGGCAGGCGCTCTACATGCCCCGCGGCGAGCGCCTGGAACGCTGGAAGCCGATGGCCGAGCGCATGCTGCGCGAGGATGTCGATTGGTGGGCACGCAACTTCATGGTGGAGCTGGAAACCTTCCGCACTGTCGAGCGCGAGCCGCCGAGCACGACGGCCGCAGCGGCGGAGTAG
- a CDS encoding DUF3429 domain-containing protein, with product MAETLDDETGRTIRAYEPRTVPWLSVVFGYGPMLPFIAGAVLVWLLPAALAEAVFTLTLLWACAILLFLSGVRRGVSFRTEGGATLTQIATMLSLFLLGYGALIAFALGKPAIALGLLIVGFTEITILDPIAARRGEAPLFFERLRPAQIPLAVLGLAALLAYRLTL from the coding sequence ATGGCCGAAACCCTGGACGACGAGACCGGCCGCACGATCCGCGCCTACGAGCCCCGCACGGTGCCCTGGCTCAGCGTCGTGTTCGGCTACGGCCCGATGCTGCCCTTCATCGCCGGGGCGGTGCTGGTCTGGTTGCTGCCCGCCGCCCTGGCCGAGGCGGTCTTCACCCTGACGCTGCTCTGGGCCTGCGCGATCCTGCTGTTCCTCTCCGGCGTGCGCCGGGGCGTCAGCTTCCGCACCGAGGGCGGGGCGACGCTCACCCAGATCGCCACGATGCTGAGCCTCTTCCTGCTCGGCTACGGCGCCCTCATCGCCTTCGCGCTGGGCAAGCCGGCGATCGCCCTCGGCCTGCTGATCGTCGGCTTCACCGAGATCACGATCCTCGATCCGATCGCTGCGCGCCGGGGCGAGGCGCCCCTGTTCTTCGAGCGCCTGCGGCCGGCGCAGATCCCGCTTGCCGTCCTCGGCCTCGCCGCGCTGCTGGCCTACCGCCTGACGCTGTGA
- a CDS encoding MFS transporter, with amino-acid sequence MAPTTHLALINVFIGDIQGGLGPFLGTWLAQMRQWSPSQVGLVTTLVGAGVLLLSGPFGALVDRLGRPRLLIVISCAAILAGTLLLMPAHSFVPVLAAQFLAAAGGTLLLLAVTGLTLGVVGKEAFPRQQGRNQAFNHVGILIAAGLITFGTAHFGPEIAFWVLGGMAAAAIAATLAMPARAFNRRRAVGFKEEDEAEPARSSYAQIFTNRRLLVLAVALALFQLGNGGMLTLLGQKLVHTADNPTAWTARYVMVAQLVMVPVALAAGSLADRRGRRQLLIAACLALPVRAALSAFIDDPVWLISAEILDGVASGIIGVAVPVVVADLTWGSGRTQTALGSVNAVQGAGGALSAWYGGLAQEWFGWSGSFLALGAAGVLALALVWWLAATTEDSRSQHRRSRREARRRAAPSAEKPA; translated from the coding sequence ATGGCGCCCACCACCCACCTCGCCCTGATCAACGTCTTCATCGGCGACATCCAGGGCGGGCTCGGGCCGTTCCTCGGCACGTGGCTCGCGCAGATGCGGCAGTGGAGTCCCTCGCAGGTCGGGCTCGTCACCACGCTGGTGGGCGCGGGCGTGCTGCTGTTGAGCGGCCCCTTCGGCGCGCTGGTCGACCGGCTTGGGCGACCGCGCCTGCTCATCGTGATCTCGTGCGCCGCGATCCTCGCCGGCACGCTGCTCCTGATGCCGGCCCATTCCTTCGTGCCGGTGTTGGCGGCGCAGTTCCTGGCGGCCGCCGGCGGAACGCTGCTGCTGCTCGCCGTCACGGGGCTGACGCTCGGCGTCGTCGGCAAGGAGGCGTTCCCGCGCCAGCAGGGGCGCAACCAGGCCTTCAACCATGTCGGCATCCTGATCGCTGCCGGGCTCATCACCTTCGGCACCGCGCATTTCGGGCCGGAGATCGCCTTCTGGGTGCTGGGCGGCATGGCGGCGGCGGCCATCGCCGCCACGCTGGCGATGCCGGCCCGCGCCTTCAACCGGCGCCGGGCGGTGGGCTTCAAGGAGGAGGACGAGGCGGAGCCGGCGCGCTCCTCCTACGCGCAGATCTTCACCAACCGGCGGCTGCTGGTGCTTGCCGTGGCGCTGGCCCTGTTCCAGCTCGGCAATGGCGGCATGCTGACCCTGCTCGGGCAGAAGCTCGTCCACACGGCGGACAACCCCACGGCCTGGACCGCCCGCTACGTCATGGTGGCTCAGCTCGTGATGGTGCCGGTGGCGCTCGCCGCCGGCTCGCTCGCCGACCGGCGGGGCCGCCGCCAGCTCCTCATCGCCGCCTGCCTCGCCCTGCCGGTCCGGGCGGCGCTCTCCGCCTTCATCGACGACCCCGTCTGGCTCATCTCGGCCGAGATCCTCGACGGCGTGGCCTCGGGCATCATCGGCGTCGCGGTGCCGGTGGTGGTGGCCGACCTGACCTGGGGCTCGGGCCGCACTCAGACCGCGCTCGGCTCCGTCAACGCCGTGCAGGGGGCCGGCGGCGCACTCTCGGCCTGGTATGGGGGGCTTGCCCAGGAATGGTTCGGCTGGAGCGGATCCTTCCTGGCGCTCGGCGCGGCGGGCGTTCTCGCACTCGCCCTGGTCTGGTGGCTCGCCGCCACCACCGAGGACAGCCGCTCCCAGCATCGTCGCAGCCGCCGCGAGGCGCGCCGCCGCGCCGCGCCTTCCGCCGAGAAGCCGGCCTGA